Proteins from one Streptomyces sp. NBC_00390 genomic window:
- a CDS encoding DUF6893 family small protein codes for MKKTIIGGAAAAAATATAVAAIVAGVLPDLRRYLRMRRM; via the coding sequence ATGAAGAAGACCATCATCGGCGGCGCTGCTGCTGCCGCCGCCACCGCTACCGCCGTAGCGGCGATCGTCGCCGGGGTGCTGCCCGACCTCAGGCGCTATCTGCGCATGCGCAGGATGTGA
- a CDS encoding DUF6084 family protein, whose product MTEFAFTCTGVRADPYAAGPTLVFRLRITASQQARVHALALRCQIRIEPARRTYDAAEAAGLGDLFGERSRWGSTVHPVQFAQVQVMVPGFTAETEADVVVPCTYDMDIAATRYLDALAGGEVPLLMLFSGTAFTGDSGFRVEPVPWDREAQCRMPVKVWREMLDQHFPGCGWIRLPRDTMDALLAHRSRRALPSFDATVRELLEAQAPSPDERTTA is encoded by the coding sequence ATGACCGAGTTCGCCTTCACCTGCACGGGCGTACGGGCCGACCCGTACGCCGCGGGGCCCACTCTCGTCTTCCGGCTGCGTATCACCGCATCGCAGCAGGCCCGGGTGCACGCGCTCGCGCTGCGCTGTCAGATCCGTATCGAGCCGGCCCGGCGCACCTACGACGCGGCCGAAGCCGCAGGGCTGGGCGACCTGTTCGGCGAGCGCTCCCGCTGGGGAAGCACCGTCCACCCGGTGCAGTTCGCCCAGGTCCAGGTCATGGTGCCCGGCTTCACCGCCGAGACCGAAGCGGACGTCGTCGTGCCCTGCACCTACGACATGGACATCGCGGCGACCCGTTACCTCGACGCGCTGGCCGGCGGCGAAGTCCCCCTGCTCATGCTGTTCTCCGGTACCGCCTTCACCGGAGACTCCGGCTTCCGCGTCGAGCCGGTCCCCTGGGACCGCGAGGCACAGTGCCGGATGCCGGTCAAGGTCTGGCGCGAGATGCTCGATCAGCACTTCCCGGGCTGCGGCTGGATCCGGCTGCCCCGGGACACGATGGACGCACTGCTCGCCCACCGCTCCCGCCGGGCACTGCCGTCCTTCGACGCGACCGTGCGGGAACTGCTGGAGGCACAGGCCCCGTCGCCGGACGAGAGGACGACGGCATGA
- a CDS encoding hydrogenase maturation protease, whose amino-acid sequence MSSPVQDRSRTLVAGIGNIFLGDDGFGVETVRLLAEHQLPDHVEVVDIGTRGVHLAYQLLDGYDTLVLVDATARGGEPGTLYLIEAATPGTVEPDGVPLDGHGMSPDTVLALLGTLCAGTGGTPPRRTLVVGCEPACVEEGIGLSPQVTAAVPQAVQMVTDLVQHQPVR is encoded by the coding sequence GTGAGCAGCCCCGTACAGGATCGTTCCCGGACCCTGGTCGCCGGCATCGGCAACATCTTCCTCGGGGACGACGGCTTCGGCGTCGAAACCGTGCGTTTGCTGGCGGAGCACCAACTGCCCGACCACGTCGAGGTGGTGGACATCGGGACCCGCGGCGTCCACCTCGCGTACCAGCTGCTCGACGGGTACGACACGCTCGTCCTGGTCGACGCGACGGCGCGCGGCGGCGAGCCCGGGACCCTGTACCTGATCGAGGCCGCGACGCCGGGCACGGTGGAACCGGACGGCGTCCCGCTCGACGGGCACGGCATGTCGCCCGACACCGTCCTGGCACTGCTCGGCACCCTGTGCGCCGGCACCGGCGGCACCCCGCCGCGGCGCACGCTGGTGGTGGGATGCGAACCGGCCTGTGTCGAGGAGGGCATCGGACTCAGCCCCCAGGTGACCGCCGCTGTGCCTCAGGCCGTGCAGATGGTCACGGACCTTGTCCAACACCAACCCGTGAGATGA
- the hypA gene encoding hydrogenase maturation nickel metallochaperone HypA, with protein MHEMSIALAVVDQVEEAARSQGATVVRAVRLEVGELAGVVPDALAFSFELACAGTVLEGAELIARSVPGRARCESCAEDWAVGMPPQLCCPRCGAATAELIAGRELRITAVEWDDERAGAGIPEPISEEG; from the coding sequence ATGCACGAGATGTCCATCGCGCTGGCCGTCGTCGACCAGGTGGAGGAAGCGGCGCGCTCCCAGGGGGCCACCGTGGTCAGGGCCGTGCGGCTCGAGGTCGGCGAACTGGCCGGCGTGGTCCCCGACGCCCTCGCCTTCTCCTTCGAACTGGCCTGCGCCGGCACCGTTCTGGAAGGCGCCGAGCTGATCGCCCGGTCCGTCCCCGGCCGCGCGCGCTGCGAGTCGTGCGCCGAGGACTGGGCGGTCGGGATGCCGCCGCAGCTGTGCTGCCCGAGGTGCGGCGCGGCCACCGCCGAGCTGATCGCCGGCCGCGAGCTGCGCATCACCGCCGTGGAGTGGGACGACGAGCGGGCCGGCGCAGGTATCCCAGAACCGATCTCCGAGGAGGGCTGA
- a CDS encoding DUF5947 family protein, which produces MPRPPRQERCELCGAQVPEEHRHLVDTEKRALACACSPCALLMARPGASHGRFRAVPDRCLADHDHRLDDGAWELLQIPVSVAFFFHNSALGRLVALYPSPAGATESEVEPSVRESVLSATRLAGELEPDVEALLVRRTGGRTECYLVPIDICYALVGRMRLLWQGFDGGAEARADLDAFFDDIRRRAGAPQGSRP; this is translated from the coding sequence ATGCCCCGCCCGCCCCGGCAGGAGCGCTGCGAACTGTGCGGAGCGCAGGTGCCCGAGGAGCACCGGCATCTGGTCGACACCGAGAAGCGGGCACTGGCCTGCGCCTGCTCCCCCTGCGCGCTGCTGATGGCACGACCGGGCGCATCCCACGGACGCTTCCGCGCCGTACCCGACCGCTGTCTCGCCGACCATGACCACCGGCTCGACGACGGTGCCTGGGAACTCCTCCAGATCCCCGTCAGCGTCGCCTTCTTCTTCCACAACTCCGCCCTCGGCCGGCTGGTCGCGCTGTACCCGAGTCCGGCGGGGGCGACCGAGAGCGAGGTGGAGCCCTCGGTCCGGGAGTCCGTACTGAGCGCAACCCGGCTCGCCGGCGAGCTCGAACCCGACGTCGAAGCCCTCCTGGTGCGCCGCACCGGCGGGCGCACCGAGTGCTACCTGGTGCCGATCGACATCTGCTACGCGCTGGTGGGCCGGATGCGCCTGCTGTGGCAGGGCTTCGACGGCGGCGCCGAGGCCCGTGCCGACCTCGACGCCTTCTTCGACGACATCCGCCGGCGAGCAGGCGCACCGCAGGGGAGCCGGCCATGA